From Salinirubellus salinus, the proteins below share one genomic window:
- a CDS encoding DNA topoisomerase VI subunit B, which produces MPSYQSQLGEGEGIAEELAASQRSISIAEFFEKNKHMLGFDSGARALVTAVKEAVDNALDATEEAGILPDIYVEIQEAGDYYRLVVEDNGPGITKEQVPKVFGKLLYGSRFHAREQSRGQQGIGISAAVLYSQLTSGKPAKITSKTEGKPAQYFELIVDTDTNEPEIDVDRETEWERPHGTRIELEMEANMRARSQLLDYIKYTAVVNPHARLEFHEPDSSQKFERATDQLPAETTEIRPHPHGVELGTLLKMLEATDSYSLSGFLQEEFTRVGQKTARSVVDAFRDRQFGREIGWRPPQAHRRDDVVEAIAAAVSNKGAAATEAFADYVLDGVADEAGLLERDAVTHGALVRLVAAAAEAIEEEHDRRFGATVRENAVEAVWSEVVADREADLYALVDTATTDRKDDAAVEAIARRLATKFAGEEDPRSRVTQDTLVEWLEWAAARTKEREGESFGETSRQKIFDALWARAETVADDPPKVKDVFSDRDTAARFLEAMRETDILAPPTDCLAPITSDLVRAGLEKEYDAEFYAAATRDAEVHGGDPFIVEAGIAYGGDIPAEGQAEILRFANRVPLVYQRGACATVDVIKRINWRNYNLDQPGGSGIPNGPAVLMVHVASTNVPFTSESKDALANIPAIEDEVELALREAARELKSYTNKKRSLAKRQEKQNVIATILPEMAEKVAEVTGREALNVEDSLARIMNNVLVERQRENGTVSLVVSNHDDRNASLEITDILSADPGDVEGASVVEMDGEWFVKWKPTVGSGEEASLNYTVPDDTEFDVNVDGVERERLTIDAE; this is translated from the coding sequence ATGCCATCGTACCAGTCGCAACTCGGCGAGGGCGAGGGAATCGCCGAGGAGTTGGCCGCCTCCCAGCGGTCCATCTCCATCGCCGAGTTCTTCGAGAAGAACAAGCACATGCTCGGCTTCGACTCGGGAGCCAGAGCGCTCGTCACGGCCGTCAAGGAGGCCGTCGACAACGCGCTCGACGCCACCGAGGAGGCCGGCATCCTCCCGGACATCTACGTCGAGATCCAGGAGGCCGGTGACTACTACCGCCTCGTCGTCGAGGACAACGGTCCCGGTATCACGAAAGAACAGGTCCCGAAGGTGTTCGGGAAACTGCTCTACGGCTCGCGGTTCCACGCCCGCGAACAGAGTCGTGGTCAGCAGGGTATCGGTATCTCGGCCGCCGTCCTCTACTCGCAGCTCACGAGCGGCAAGCCCGCGAAGATCACGTCGAAGACCGAGGGCAAGCCCGCCCAGTACTTCGAACTCATCGTCGACACCGACACGAACGAGCCGGAGATCGACGTCGACCGTGAGACCGAGTGGGAGCGCCCGCACGGCACGCGCATCGAACTCGAGATGGAGGCGAACATGCGGGCCCGGTCGCAGTTGCTCGACTACATCAAGTACACCGCCGTCGTCAACCCCCACGCCCGACTGGAGTTCCACGAGCCCGACTCCTCACAGAAGTTCGAGCGAGCGACCGACCAGCTCCCCGCGGAGACGACGGAGATCCGCCCGCACCCGCACGGCGTCGAACTCGGCACCCTGCTGAAGATGCTGGAGGCCACCGACTCCTACTCGCTCTCGGGGTTCCTCCAGGAGGAGTTCACCCGCGTCGGACAGAAGACCGCACGGAGCGTCGTCGACGCCTTCCGTGACCGACAGTTCGGCCGCGAGATCGGCTGGCGACCACCGCAGGCCCACCGCCGTGACGACGTCGTCGAGGCCATCGCGGCCGCCGTCTCGAACAAGGGCGCCGCGGCGACGGAGGCGTTCGCCGACTACGTGCTCGACGGGGTCGCCGACGAGGCCGGCCTCCTCGAACGCGACGCCGTCACGCACGGTGCCCTCGTCCGCCTCGTCGCCGCCGCGGCCGAGGCCATCGAGGAGGAACACGACCGGCGCTTCGGCGCCACCGTCCGCGAGAACGCCGTCGAGGCCGTCTGGAGCGAGGTCGTCGCCGACCGCGAGGCCGACCTCTACGCACTCGTCGACACCGCCACGACCGACCGGAAGGACGACGCGGCCGTCGAGGCGATAGCTCGCCGACTGGCCACCAAGTTCGCGGGCGAGGAGGACCCCCGCTCCCGGGTCACCCAGGACACGCTCGTCGAGTGGCTCGAGTGGGCCGCAGCGCGCACGAAGGAACGGGAGGGCGAGTCCTTCGGCGAGACGTCCCGGCAGAAGATATTCGACGCGCTCTGGGCACGTGCCGAGACCGTCGCCGACGACCCGCCGAAGGTCAAGGACGTGTTCTCGGACCGCGACACCGCCGCCCGCTTCCTCGAGGCGATGCGCGAGACGGACATCCTCGCACCCCCGACGGACTGTCTGGCCCCCATCACCAGCGACCTCGTCCGGGCGGGCCTCGAGAAGGAGTACGACGCGGAGTTCTACGCCGCGGCCACCCGCGACGCGGAGGTCCACGGCGGTGACCCGTTCATCGTCGAGGCCGGCATCGCCTACGGCGGCGACATCCCCGCCGAGGGGCAGGCCGAGATCCTCCGGTTCGCCAACCGCGTCCCCCTCGTGTACCAGCGTGGCGCGTGTGCGACCGTCGACGTCATCAAGCGCATCAACTGGCGCAACTACAACCTCGACCAGCCCGGTGGGAGCGGCATCCCGAACGGCCCGGCGGTGCTGATGGTCCACGTCGCCTCCACGAACGTCCCGTTCACGAGCGAGTCGAAGGACGCGCTGGCGAACATCCCGGCCATCGAGGACGAGGTGGAGTTGGCGCTGCGCGAGGCCGCCCGGGAGCTGAAGTCCTACACCAACAAGAAGCGCTCGCTGGCGAAGCGACAGGAGAAGCAGAACGTCATCGCCACCATCCTGCCCGAGATGGCCGAGAAGGTGGCCGAGGTGACCGGGCGCGAAGCGCTGAACGTGGAGGACTCGCTGGCCCGCATCATGAACAACGTCCTCGTCGAGCGCCAGCGCGAGAACGGCACCGTCTCGCTCGTGGTCTCGAACCACGACGACCGCAACGCCTCGCTCGAGATCACGGACATCCTCTCGGCCGACCCCGGTGACGTGGAGGGCGCGAGCGTCGTCGAGATGGACGGCGAGTGGTTCGTGAAGTGGAAACCCACCGTGGGCAGCGGCGAAGAAGCGAGCCTGAACTACACGGTCCCCGACGACACCGAGTTCGACGTGAACGTCGACGGCGTCGAACGGGAGCGACTCACCATCGACGCAGAATGA
- a CDS encoding rubrerythrin-like domain-containing protein: protein MPHIDPYAGGQQSLYECLDCGRRVEDVSDGRLCRCGGYLQNIGQARGE, encoded by the coding sequence ATGCCACATATCGACCCATACGCGGGCGGCCAGCAGTCCCTGTACGAGTGTCTCGACTGCGGCCGGCGGGTGGAGGACGTGAGCGACGGTAGGCTCTGTCGCTGTGGGGGCTATCTCCAGAACATCGGACAGGCGCGCGGCGAGTAG
- the purF gene encoding amidophosphoribosyltransferase → MTDGRDLADGPTEKCGVVGVSLDGRAAARPLYYALYALQHRGQESAGIVTHDGFQQHSHVEMGLVGDAFDEGDLDQLNGPTGIGHVRYPTAGSVDNSCAQPFSVSFKSGSLGMSHNGNLVNADEIRDELAGLGHAFTSDGDTEVIAHDLARNLLEEDLVRAVKHTMKRIHGSYSLTIMHDDTVLGVRDPEGNRPLCIGKLDDGYILASESAAIDVLDGELVRDVRPGELVILQPDGGGFDAYQLFERENTAHCFFEHVYFARPDSEIDGNLVYEVRRELGRRIWEESGVESDVVMPVPDSGRAFASGYAEAAQEEGADVEFAEGLMKNRYVGRTFIMPTQDARERAVRLKLNPIRDVVEGRSVTVIDDSIVRGTTSNQLVQLLRDVGAEEVHVRIGAPAIVAPCYMGIDMATREELIAADRSTEDIREEIGADSLAYLSIDAVAGALGQSRADLCLGCVTGEYPYDIDGEATDRDVERPVIGGEPEDERTAPADD, encoded by the coding sequence ATGACAGACGGGCGGGACCTCGCGGACGGGCCGACCGAGAAGTGTGGCGTGGTGGGCGTCTCACTCGACGGGCGGGCCGCCGCGCGACCCCTGTACTACGCACTGTACGCGCTCCAGCACCGCGGGCAGGAGTCGGCCGGCATCGTCACCCACGACGGGTTCCAACAGCACTCCCACGTCGAGATGGGGCTCGTCGGCGACGCGTTCGACGAGGGCGACCTCGACCAGCTCAACGGGCCGACCGGTATCGGCCACGTCCGATACCCGACCGCGGGGAGCGTGGACAACTCCTGTGCCCAGCCGTTCTCGGTCTCGTTCAAGTCGGGCTCGCTCGGGATGAGCCACAACGGGAACCTCGTCAACGCCGACGAGATCCGGGACGAACTCGCGGGCTTGGGCCACGCGTTCACCTCCGACGGGGACACCGAGGTCATCGCCCACGACCTCGCACGCAACCTGCTGGAGGAGGACCTCGTCCGCGCGGTGAAACACACGATGAAGCGCATCCACGGCTCCTACTCGCTGACGATCATGCACGACGACACCGTTCTCGGCGTGCGCGACCCCGAGGGAAACCGCCCGCTCTGTATCGGGAAGCTCGACGACGGTTACATCCTCGCCAGCGAGTCCGCCGCCATCGACGTGCTCGACGGCGAACTCGTCCGCGACGTCCGCCCGGGCGAGCTCGTCATCCTCCAGCCCGACGGCGGCGGGTTCGACGCCTACCAGCTGTTCGAGCGCGAGAACACCGCCCACTGCTTCTTCGAGCACGTCTACTTCGCCCGCCCGGACTCGGAGATCGACGGCAACCTCGTCTACGAGGTCCGCCGCGAACTCGGCCGACGGATATGGGAGGAGAGCGGCGTCGAGAGCGACGTGGTGATGCCGGTCCCCGACTCGGGCCGCGCGTTCGCCTCGGGGTACGCCGAGGCCGCACAGGAGGAGGGCGCCGACGTCGAGTTCGCAGAGGGGCTCATGAAGAACCGCTACGTGGGCCGAACCTTCATCATGCCGACACAGGACGCCCGCGAGCGCGCGGTCCGCCTGAAGCTCAACCCCATCCGTGACGTGGTCGAGGGGCGCTCCGTGACCGTCATCGACGACTCCATCGTCCGCGGGACCACCTCGAACCAGCTCGTCCAGCTCCTGCGCGACGTGGGTGCCGAGGAGGTCCACGTCCGCATCGGGGCGCCCGCCATCGTCGCGCCCTGCTACATGGGCATCGACATGGCCACCCGTGAGGAACTCATCGCGGCCGACCGGAGCACCGAGGACATCCGCGAGGAGATCGGCGCCGACTCGCTCGCCTACCTCTCCATCGACGCCGTCGCCGGGGCGCTCGGTCAGTCCCGCGCCGACCTCTGTCTCGGCTGTGTCACCGGGGAGTACCCCTACGACATCGACGGCGAGGCGACGGACCGCGACGTGGAGCGGCCGGTCATCGGGGGGGAGCCGGAGGACGAGCGGACGGCGCCTGCCGACGACTAA
- a CDS encoding LSM domain-containing protein has product MAGRPLDVLEETLGDTVTVLLKGGEQYEGVLAGYDQHMNLVVEEGENTTIIRGDNVVSIQP; this is encoded by the coding sequence ATGGCAGGGAGACCGCTCGACGTGCTGGAGGAGACGCTCGGTGACACCGTGACGGTACTGTTGAAAGGCGGCGAGCAGTACGAGGGCGTGCTTGCGGGCTACGACCAGCACATGAACCTCGTCGTCGAGGAAGGTGAGAACACAACGATTATCCGCGGAGATAACGTCGTCAGCATACAACCATGA
- a CDS encoding DUF420 domain-containing protein — translation MESWTREHVPALTGVLSAVSLALVFGAALQVLPTGSLPAPEGLLAVIPHVNAVVSTLAIGTIAAGVAFARRGEYDRHRALMLVSLVLFAVFLVLYLYKVSIQGPAGFPAEGPAVVERFVYFPVLAIHILLAVICVPLLYYVLLLALTRPLAEVFDTQHKRVARVAASLWLVSFLLGNVVYLLLYVVY, via the coding sequence ATGGAGTCGTGGACACGCGAGCACGTCCCGGCGTTGACCGGGGTGCTCTCTGCGGTGTCACTCGCGCTGGTGTTCGGTGCGGCGCTTCAGGTCCTGCCGACGGGGTCGCTCCCCGCCCCGGAGGGCCTGCTCGCCGTGATCCCGCACGTCAACGCTGTCGTCAGCACGCTCGCCATCGGGACCATCGCCGCCGGCGTGGCGTTCGCCCGTCGCGGTGAGTACGACCGTCACCGGGCGCTGATGCTGGTCTCACTCGTCCTGTTCGCCGTCTTCCTGGTGCTCTACCTCTACAAGGTGTCGATACAGGGACCCGCCGGGTTCCCGGCCGAGGGGCCCGCGGTCGTCGAGCGGTTCGTCTACTTCCCGGTGCTGGCGATACACATCCTGCTCGCGGTGATCTGCGTGCCGCTACTCTACTACGTGCTGCTCCTCGCCCTGACCCGGCCGCTCGCGGAGGTGTTCGACACGCAGCACAAACGCGTCGCCCGCGTCGCCGCCTCGCTGTGGCTCGTCTCGTTCCTCCTTGGGAACGTGGTGTACCTGCTGCTGTACGTCGTCTACTGA
- a CDS encoding DNA topoisomerase IV subunit A: MSTDDTAETVRDDAARERLIDLAAQFYDQFALGDIPHMEVPTRTKSNIEYDPEKKVWVYGDRTSTRTANTVGGAQKLLKAVYTIDFLAQQLEEDRSSTLRELYYLSESWDNENAQFKSQDESNQLVEDLEIVSEVTREDFHMRPEESGATVIGPLFLREQTRRGEREIHCQEDVGEGGYQIPNNPDTIEFLDHDADFVLCVETGGMRDRLVENGFDTDYNCIVVHLKGQPARATRRITKRLHDELDLPVVVFTDGDPWSYRIYGSVAYGSIKSAHLSEYLATPEAKFVGIRPQDIQEYDLPADPLSDSDVNALESELEDPRYQTAFWEEQIGLQLDIGKKSEQQALASRGLDFVTETYLPERLTEMGII, translated from the coding sequence ATGAGCACAGACGACACCGCCGAGACCGTCCGCGACGACGCGGCGCGCGAACGGCTCATCGACCTCGCCGCACAGTTCTACGACCAGTTCGCGCTGGGTGACATCCCCCACATGGAGGTCCCCACCCGCACGAAGTCCAACATCGAGTACGACCCCGAGAAGAAGGTCTGGGTCTACGGCGACCGCACCTCGACGCGTACCGCCAACACCGTCGGTGGCGCCCAGAAACTCCTGAAGGCGGTCTACACCATCGACTTCCTCGCCCAGCAACTGGAGGAGGACCGCTCGTCGACCCTGCGTGAACTCTACTACCTCAGCGAGTCCTGGGACAACGAGAACGCCCAGTTCAAGAGTCAGGACGAGTCGAACCAGCTCGTCGAGGACCTCGAGATCGTCTCGGAGGTCACCCGCGAGGACTTCCACATGCGTCCGGAGGAGTCCGGCGCGACCGTCATCGGGCCGCTGTTCCTCCGCGAGCAGACCCGCCGGGGCGAACGCGAGATCCACTGCCAGGAGGACGTCGGCGAGGGGGGCTACCAGATCCCCAACAACCCCGACACCATCGAGTTCCTCGACCACGACGCCGACTTCGTCCTCTGCGTCGAGACCGGTGGCATGCGGGACCGGCTCGTCGAGAACGGCTTCGACACGGACTACAACTGCATCGTGGTCCACCTGAAGGGCCAGCCGGCGCGGGCGACCCGGCGCATCACCAAGCGACTCCACGACGAACTCGACCTGCCCGTCGTGGTGTTCACGGACGGCGACCCGTGGAGTTACCGCATCTACGGCTCGGTGGCCTACGGCTCCATCAAGTCCGCACACCTCTCCGAGTACCTCGCCACGCCGGAGGCGAAGTTCGTCGGTATCCGCCCGCAGGACATCCAGGAGTACGACCTGCCCGCGGACCCACTCTCGGACTCCGACGTGAACGCGCTCGAGTCCGAACTCGAGGACCCGCGCTACCAGACGGCGTTCTGGGAGGAGCAGATCGGGCTGCAACTGGACATCGGCAAGAAGTCCGAACAGCAGGCGCTCGCGAGTCGGGGTCTCGACTTCGTGACCGAGACGTACCTCCCCGAGCGGCTGACCGAGATGGGCATCATCTGA
- a CDS encoding DUF4166 domain-containing protein, protein MTGLFERALGETWADLHPKLRERYSLTSDDDASLLGSGRIDLSRNLLAYPILWLGTSEDFLFPEAGFDVPFTIRADAWVDDAGYEALTFRREFDTEPRRTFVDTFRWNPDRECVCNLFGREGRVVADLYPTVEDGGLRLEVGDQWLRTWEYLSLPEPLWVDAVARDWYDEAAERYRIGATITNPLVGHVFGYTGVFDLEREPPSDRRVSHPSLRSVDLPAEDR, encoded by the coding sequence GTGACTGGACTGTTCGAGCGGGCGCTCGGCGAGACGTGGGCCGACCTCCACCCGAAGTTGCGCGAGCGGTACTCGCTGACGAGCGACGACGACGCCTCGTTGCTCGGGAGCGGGCGCATCGACCTCTCGCGGAACCTGCTCGCCTACCCCATCCTCTGGCTCGGGACGAGCGAGGACTTCCTCTTCCCGGAGGCGGGGTTCGACGTCCCGTTCACCATCCGTGCCGACGCGTGGGTGGACGACGCGGGCTACGAGGCGCTGACGTTCCGCCGGGAGTTCGACACGGAGCCGCGCCGGACGTTCGTCGACACGTTCCGCTGGAACCCCGACCGCGAGTGCGTGTGCAACCTCTTCGGCCGCGAGGGCCGCGTGGTGGCCGACCTCTACCCGACCGTCGAGGACGGCGGGCTCAGGCTGGAGGTGGGCGACCAGTGGCTCCGGACCTGGGAGTACCTCTCGCTCCCCGAACCCCTGTGGGTCGACGCCGTCGCCCGTGACTGGTACGACGAGGCGGCCGAGCGTTACCGCATCGGGGCGACCATCACGAACCCACTGGTGGGCCACGTCTTCGGCTACACGGGGGTGTTCGACCTGGAACGGGAGCCACCCAGCGACCGGCGGGTGAGTCACCCCTCCCTGCGCTCGGTCGACCTCCCGGCCGAGGACCGTTGA
- a CDS encoding 50S ribosomal protein L37e, which yields MTGAGTPSQGKKNKTTHVKCRRCGEKSYHSRKKVCASCGFGKTAKQRSYAWQSKTGDN from the coding sequence ATGACCGGAGCAGGTACTCCATCGCAGGGGAAGAAGAACAAGACGACGCACGTCAAGTGCCGACGCTGCGGCGAGAAGTCCTACCACAGCCGGAAGAAGGTCTGTGCCTCGTGCGGGTTCGGCAAGACGGCCAAGCAGCGCAGCTACGCCTGGCAGTCGAAGACCGGCGACAACTGA
- a CDS encoding apolipoprotein A1/A4/E family protein produces MSNRTAPVDAMFAIQRSAIENTRDAVLSGIQFQRDVNEQLGIDLDLARDLNELEADAVRNGADAFFGTLAAALPAQAGGVKDLLEEIADQVKELEDQETEFLADAIDSTEEALGDGSASVDELLADLVENVEEAADQLLETSEDLNESTSEQVEQLRDQLDELNERLEERSDDLQEQVGSVSEDIESAVDGAATDENAA; encoded by the coding sequence ATGAGCAACAGAACCGCTCCCGTCGACGCGATGTTCGCCATCCAGCGCAGCGCCATCGAGAACACCCGCGACGCCGTGCTCTCGGGCATCCAGTTCCAGCGTGACGTCAACGAACAGCTCGGTATCGACCTCGACCTCGCCCGCGACCTGAACGAACTCGAGGCCGACGCCGTCCGCAACGGTGCCGACGCGTTCTTCGGCACCCTCGCGGCCGCCCTGCCCGCGCAGGCCGGGGGCGTGAAGGACCTCCTCGAGGAGATCGCCGACCAGGTCAAGGAGCTCGAGGACCAGGAGACCGAGTTCCTCGCCGACGCCATCGACTCCACCGAGGAGGCACTCGGCGACGGCTCGGCGTCCGTCGACGAGCTGCTGGCCGATCTCGTCGAGAACGTCGAGGAGGCCGCCGACCAGCTCCTCGAGACCAGCGAGGACCTGAACGAGTCCACCTCGGAGCAGGTCGAGCAGCTCCGTGACCAGCTCGACGAACTGAACGAGCGCCTCGAAGAGCGCAGCGACGACCTGCAGGAGCAGGTCGGCTCCGTCTCCGAGGACATCGAGTCCGCCGTCGACGGCGCCGCGACGGACGAGAACGCGGCGTAA
- a CDS encoding Zn-ribbon domain-containing OB-fold protein encodes MSSDLPERLTYGEWTRALKEGRLLGQACGACANVLGTPKGACPHCGTRDLETVELPTSGEVYTETTVMVPPEGVEERGYQVAVVQVGEARVMGRVDGNGGEVHVDIGDSVELTGYIKGEGDDPAPLFRPAD; translated from the coding sequence ATGAGCTCCGACCTCCCCGAGCGGCTGACCTACGGCGAGTGGACTCGTGCGCTGAAGGAGGGCCGATTGCTCGGGCAGGCCTGCGGCGCGTGTGCCAACGTCCTCGGGACGCCGAAGGGGGCCTGCCCCCACTGCGGCACCCGCGACCTCGAGACGGTCGAACTCCCGACGAGCGGCGAGGTCTACACCGAGACGACGGTGATGGTCCCGCCGGAGGGCGTCGAGGAGCGTGGCTACCAGGTCGCTGTCGTGCAGGTCGGCGAGGCACGCGTGATGGGTCGCGTCGACGGCAACGGCGGCGAGGTCCACGTCGACATCGGCGACAGCGTCGAACTGACCGGCTACATCAAGGGCGAGGGCGACGACCCGGCCCCGCTGTTCCGGCCCGCGGACTGA
- a CDS encoding cob(I)yrinic acid a,c-diamide adenosyltransferase, with protein sequence MKIYTGRGDEGMTDLRDMSRVSKTSPRIEAYGTVDEANTVVGMVRPSGHDDVDEKLEAIQNVLHIVQADFANPDAEDADAPHVTEAHVDELEAWMDAYDEELEPLQNFILPGGSEAGAHLHHARAVVRRAERRAVELASGDPVNELAVAYLNRLSDALFVFARVVNQRDGVPEESPTY encoded by the coding sequence ATGAAAATATACACCGGCCGCGGCGACGAGGGGATGACGGACCTCCGGGACATGTCCCGCGTCTCCAAGACCAGCCCACGGATCGAGGCCTACGGCACCGTCGACGAGGCGAACACCGTCGTCGGGATGGTCCGTCCCTCGGGGCACGACGACGTCGACGAGAAACTCGAGGCCATCCAGAACGTCCTCCACATCGTGCAGGCGGACTTCGCCAACCCCGACGCCGAGGACGCGGACGCCCCGCACGTCACCGAGGCTCACGTCGACGAACTGGAGGCGTGGATGGACGCCTACGACGAGGAACTGGAGCCGTTACAGAACTTCATCCTCCCCGGCGGGAGCGAGGCGGGCGCGCACCTCCACCACGCGCGGGCCGTGGTCCGCCGGGCCGAGCGCCGAGCTGTGGAACTGGCTTCGGGCGACCCGGTCAACGAACTCGCCGTCGCCTATCTGAACCGGCTCTCGGACGCGCTGTTCGTGTTCGCGCGGGTGGTGAACCAGCGCGACGGCGTCCCCGAGGAGTCACCGACGTACTGA
- a CDS encoding thiolase family protein, producing MKEAYIVDGVRTPFGKRDGSFRDTHPQDLAAKPLLALEERNGFVGQEDVEDVIYGCVTPTDEQANNIARLAPMVAGWGDDVPGVQLDRMCGSGQQAVNFAAGQIRAGFHDVLVAGGVEHMSRVPMGSAGSSITDTYFEEFDELTTQGEGAERIAEQWGFSRDDVDQIAVDSQSRWGEASEAGYYDTHVEPVEVELEGESVTVEQDEHPRPGTDEETLAGLPLAFRGEGDGVIHAGNSSGIVDGSSALLVASGEAVEAHGWDPMARIVDTHVVGVDPITMLTGPIPATQDILEQNDMSIDDIDRFEVNEAFASVITAWLEETGADWDRVNSWGGAIAHGHPLGATGAALMSKLAWQLEEHDEQYGLCTMCIGFGQGIATIIERVE from the coding sequence ATGAAGGAAGCGTACATCGTAGACGGCGTCCGCACGCCGTTCGGCAAGCGAGACGGCTCGTTCCGCGACACCCACCCGCAGGACCTGGCGGCCAAGCCGCTGCTGGCGCTCGAAGAGCGCAACGGTTTCGTCGGCCAGGAGGACGTCGAGGACGTCATCTACGGCTGTGTCACGCCGACCGACGAGCAGGCGAACAACATCGCGCGCCTCGCGCCGATGGTGGCCGGCTGGGGTGACGACGTGCCGGGTGTCCAGCTCGACCGGATGTGTGGCTCGGGCCAGCAGGCCGTCAACTTCGCGGCCGGCCAGATCCGCGCAGGCTTCCACGACGTCCTCGTCGCGGGCGGTGTCGAACACATGAGCCGCGTCCCGATGGGCTCCGCCGGCAGTTCCATCACGGACACCTACTTCGAGGAGTTCGACGAGCTCACCACGCAGGGCGAGGGCGCCGAGCGCATCGCCGAGCAGTGGGGCTTCAGCCGCGACGACGTCGACCAGATCGCCGTCGACTCCCAGTCCCGCTGGGGCGAGGCGAGCGAAGCCGGCTACTACGACACGCACGTCGAACCCGTCGAGGTCGAACTCGAGGGCGAGTCGGTCACCGTCGAACAGGACGAACACCCCCGGCCGGGGACGGACGAGGAGACGCTCGCGGGCCTGCCGCTCGCGTTCCGCGGCGAGGGTGACGGCGTCATCCACGCCGGTAACTCCTCGGGCATCGTCGACGGCTCCTCGGCGCTCCTCGTGGCGTCCGGCGAGGCGGTGGAAGCGCACGGCTGGGACCCGATGGCCCGCATCGTCGACACCCACGTCGTCGGTGTCGACCCCATCACGATGCTCACCGGCCCCATCCCCGCCACGCAGGATATCCTCGAGCAGAACGACATGTCCATCGACGACATCGACCGCTTCGAGGTCAACGAGGCGTTCGCCTCGGTCATCACGGCGTGGCTGGAGGAGACGGGCGCGGACTGGGACCGCGTCAACTCCTGGGGCGGCGCCATCGCCCACGGCCACCCGCTCGGCGCGACCGGTGCGGCCCTGATGTCGAAGCTCGCGTGGCAGCTCGAGGAGCACGACGAGCAGTACGGCCTCTGCACGATGTGCATCGGATTCGGGCAGGGGATCGCCACCATCATCGAGCGCGTCGAGTAA